One window of Paenibacillus albicereus genomic DNA carries:
- a CDS encoding DUF1292 domain-containing protein, protein MAKDDMQFEEPEIIYIPDEEGNEEEFEVIMKFEVDGSDQKYMMVVPLSAAEGEDEEEEDEVYAFRYEEDGDDLKLYTIEDEEEWNMVEETFNTLLGELEDGQNG, encoded by the coding sequence ATGGCAAAGGACGACATGCAGTTTGAAGAGCCGGAAATCATTTATATTCCGGATGAGGAAGGCAACGAAGAAGAGTTCGAGGTCATCATGAAATTCGAAGTCGACGGCTCGGACCAGAAATACATGATGGTCGTACCGCTGAGCGCGGCGGAAGGCGAGGACGAAGAGGAAGAAGACGAAGTCTACGCGTTCCGCTACGAGGAGGACGGCGACGATCTGAAGCTGTACACGATCGAGGACGAGGAAGAGTGGAACATGGTCGAAGAGACGTTCAACACGCTTCTCGGCGAGCTGGAGGACGGTCAGAACGGATGA
- a CDS encoding peptidase U32 family protein: MGTKPELLATAASMEELRLLAEAGADAFVIGESRFGARLPGEFGLEQIGEAVRFARGSERRPRIYAAVNNLMDNRTAEELPGYLGRLAEIGVDAIVFGDPSVLLAAREAAPSVPLHWNAEMTSTSYAQAEYWGKRGASRIVLARELNMEQVIEVKQRTSLEVQVQVHGMTNIYHSKRSLVDSYLGHLGKAPEQVDSALGQGLFLKEADRRDERYPIYQDAHGTYMMSSDDICMIENLHELLEAGIDSLRVEGLMKTPAYNETVVRAYRAAIDAYAADPAAYRFDPAWLDAIRRAQDPSRELSYGFFYKEQVY; the protein is encoded by the coding sequence GTGGGAACAAAACCGGAATTGCTGGCGACGGCCGCTTCCATGGAGGAGCTCCGCCTGCTGGCAGAGGCCGGCGCGGACGCTTTTGTCATCGGGGAATCCCGATTCGGAGCCAGGCTGCCGGGAGAGTTCGGATTGGAGCAGATCGGCGAAGCGGTGCGGTTCGCCCGCGGCTCGGAGCGCCGGCCGCGCATCTATGCAGCGGTCAACAACCTGATGGACAACCGCACGGCCGAGGAGCTTCCCGGCTATCTGGGCCGGCTCGCGGAGATCGGCGTCGACGCGATCGTCTTCGGCGATCCGTCGGTGCTGCTGGCCGCGCGCGAGGCGGCTCCGTCCGTGCCGCTGCACTGGAACGCGGAGATGACCTCGACGAGCTACGCGCAGGCGGAGTATTGGGGCAAGCGAGGGGCGTCGCGCATCGTGCTCGCCCGCGAACTGAACATGGAGCAGGTGATCGAGGTCAAGCAGCGCACGTCGCTGGAGGTGCAGGTGCAGGTCCACGGCATGACCAACATCTACCACTCCAAGCGCTCGCTCGTGGACAGCTATCTGGGCCATCTCGGCAAGGCGCCGGAGCAGGTGGACAGCGCTCTTGGCCAGGGGCTGTTCCTCAAGGAGGCCGACCGCCGCGACGAGCGCTATCCCATCTATCAGGACGCGCACGGAACGTATATGATGAGCTCGGACGACATCTGCATGATCGAGAACCTGCATGAGCTGCTGGAGGCGGGCATCGACAGCCTGCGCGTCGAAGGCCTGATGAAGACGCCGGCCTATAACGAGACGGTCGTGCGCGCCTATCGCGCCGCCATCGACGCCTATGCCGCCGATCCGGCCGCATACCGGTTCGACCCGGCCTGGCTGGACGCGATCCGTCGCGCGCAGGACCCGTCCCGCGAGCTGAGCTATGGATTTTTCTACAAGGAGCAGGTCTATTGA
- the ruvX gene encoding Holliday junction resolvase RuvX has protein sequence MGLDYGDRRIGVALSDPLGWTAQGLEVLQRKGSELERIAQLAAEHEVSEIIVGLPKNMNGTIGPRGEICIAFAEELRQAVHLPVHLWDERLTTVSAQRTLLEADVSRNKRKQVVDKLAAALILQNYLDSKMKR, from the coding sequence ATGGGCTTGGACTACGGCGACCGCCGCATCGGCGTTGCCCTCAGCGACCCGTTGGGCTGGACCGCCCAGGGGCTCGAGGTGCTGCAGCGCAAGGGCAGCGAGCTGGAGCGGATCGCGCAGCTCGCCGCCGAGCACGAGGTGTCCGAGATCATCGTCGGGCTTCCTAAAAATATGAACGGCACGATCGGTCCGCGTGGCGAAATTTGCATCGCATTTGCCGAGGAATTGAGGCAAGCAGTCCACTTACCTGTACACCTATGGGACGAACGACTGACGACGGTATCCGCGCAGAGAACGCTGCTCGAGGCGGATGTCAGCCGCAACAAACGCAAGCAGGTCGTCGACAAGCTCGCGGCCGCGCTGATTTTGCAGAACTATCTCGACTCTAAGATGAAAAGGTGA
- a CDS encoding DUF1292 domain-containing protein, producing the protein MSAGLPQRVTLLKQAFGREVLLVDEDGGEIAFVILAEFELDGSHYAALQSPAGRKEGEVEMFRVASQEGEPQLETIEDDEEWELAAEAYDALLFEESGKE; encoded by the coding sequence ATGAGCGCAGGACTTCCGCAGCGCGTGACGCTGCTCAAGCAGGCTTTCGGCCGCGAAGTGCTGCTCGTCGACGAGGACGGGGGCGAGATCGCCTTCGTCATCCTCGCCGAGTTCGAGCTGGACGGCTCGCATTACGCGGCGCTCCAGTCTCCGGCCGGACGCAAGGAAGGCGAAGTCGAGATGTTCCGGGTCGCCTCGCAAGAGGGCGAGCCGCAGCTCGAGACGATCGAGGACGACGAGGAATGGGAGCTTGCCGCCGAAGCTTACGACGCATTGCTTTTCGAAGAATCGGGCAAGGAATAG
- the mltG gene encoding endolytic transglycosylase MltG yields the protein MLTLVTLLLLTAAGLGGYIWNGLRPAETGEARQVAIERGMSPNRIADRLEQEGIIRDAFIFKYYLKFREQGGAFKAGTYELSPGMKHDAIIRKLNEGDTVKEETIRFTIPEGFTLLQIADKLAAEGFIDRTRFLALADEKRDWESEAVRAIPDDARLRHRLEGYLFPETYELKKGSTEEDILQRMLAETDRKLAELGELDETLAERGLTLHELMTVASLVEREVVVDQERAAVAGVIYNRIAKPMRLQIDATVQYLLDKPKERLFEKDLEVESPYNTYRSDGLPPGPISSPSLKSIEAALQPETNEFYYYVTKKDGSSEHLFAVTYEQHLKNIRESGKQ from the coding sequence TTGCTGACGCTCGTCACGCTGCTGCTGCTTACGGCAGCGGGACTGGGCGGCTATATATGGAACGGCCTCCGGCCGGCGGAGACGGGCGAGGCCAGGCAGGTCGCCATCGAGCGGGGCATGTCCCCCAACCGCATCGCCGACCGGCTGGAGCAAGAGGGCATCATCCGCGATGCGTTCATCTTCAAGTATTACCTGAAATTCCGGGAGCAAGGCGGCGCGTTCAAGGCCGGCACCTACGAGCTGTCCCCGGGCATGAAGCATGACGCGATCATCCGCAAGCTGAACGAGGGCGATACGGTCAAGGAAGAGACGATCCGCTTCACGATTCCCGAAGGCTTCACGCTGCTGCAGATCGCGGACAAGCTGGCGGCGGAGGGCTTCATCGACCGGACGCGCTTCCTCGCCCTCGCGGACGAGAAGAGGGACTGGGAGTCGGAGGCGGTCCGAGCGATCCCGGACGACGCCCGGCTCCGCCACCGGCTCGAGGGCTACCTCTTTCCGGAGACGTACGAGCTCAAGAAAGGCAGCACCGAGGAGGACATCCTCCAGCGGATGCTCGCCGAAACCGACCGCAAGCTGGCCGAGCTGGGCGAGCTTGACGAGACGCTCGCGGAGCGCGGGCTGACGCTGCATGAGCTCATGACCGTCGCTTCTCTCGTCGAGCGCGAGGTCGTCGTCGACCAAGAGCGCGCGGCAGTAGCCGGCGTCATCTACAACCGGATCGCCAAGCCGATGCGGCTGCAGATCGACGCGACGGTCCAGTACCTGCTCGACAAGCCCAAGGAGCGGCTGTTCGAAAAGGATCTGGAGGTCGAGAGCCCCTACAACACCTACCGCAGCGACGGACTGCCGCCGGGCCCGATCAGCAGCCCGAGCCTCAAGTCCATCGAAGCGGCGCTGCAGCCGGAGACGAACGAATTCTATTACTATGTGACGAAGAAGGACGGATCGAGCGAGCATCTGTTCGCCGTCACGTATGAGCAGCATTTGAAAAACATCCGCGAAAGCGGCAAGCAATAA
- a CDS encoding IreB family regulatory phosphoprotein, with the protein MSSMDKTMKFDVVADGPEASSKEILLTVYDALVDKDYNPINQIVGYLLSGDPAYIPRHNNARSLIRKKERDELIEELVRSYLAAHR; encoded by the coding sequence GTGAGCTCGATGGACAAGACAATGAAGTTCGACGTGGTTGCAGACGGTCCTGAGGCTTCCTCCAAGGAGATCCTGCTGACGGTGTATGACGCGCTGGTCGACAAGGACTACAATCCGATCAACCAGATCGTCGGGTATCTGCTATCCGGAGATCCCGCCTACATCCCGAGGCATAACAACGCACGAAGCCTGATCCGCAAGAAGGAACGAGACGAGCTGATCGAGGAGCTGGTCCGCTCGTATCTGGCGGCCCACCGCTGA
- a CDS encoding peptidase U32 family protein, with product MGMTLNKPRYEGKRYRLDRPELLAPAGNLEKLKFAVHYGADAVYIGGQKYGLRSGADNFSFEEMREGVEFAARYGAKVFVATNIYAHNEDIEGLEAYLRKLEEVGIAAIIAADPAIVETAQRVAPGLEVHLSTQQSVLNWRTVQFWKEEGLPRVVLARETSLEEIAEIKSHVDIEIEAFIHGAMCSSFSGRCVLSNHFTDRDSNRGGCCQSCRWKYDLYVDGDTIAEDQEQPFTMGSKDLCMIRHIPELIEVGVDSFKIEGRMKSLHYVATVVNAYRQAIDAYFADPAGYELKPEWLEEVHKAANRPLNTGFFFDTPGTEDHIYEPEEKAAPYDFAGVVLEYDEQTGLAVIQQRNHFKPGQEIEFFGPGGTFFKQTVGELHDRDGQPLDAARHPLQEIVLRVSQPVKPMDMMRKRVR from the coding sequence ATGGGCATGACGTTGAACAAGCCCCGCTACGAGGGGAAACGATACCGGCTCGACCGGCCGGAGCTGCTCGCGCCCGCGGGCAATCTGGAAAAGCTTAAATTCGCCGTCCATTACGGCGCAGACGCCGTCTACATCGGCGGCCAGAAGTACGGCCTGCGCTCCGGCGCGGACAACTTCAGCTTCGAGGAGATGCGGGAGGGCGTCGAGTTCGCCGCCCGCTACGGGGCCAAGGTGTTCGTCGCGACGAACATCTACGCCCACAACGAGGACATCGAGGGATTGGAAGCGTACCTGCGCAAGCTGGAGGAGGTCGGCATCGCGGCCATCATCGCCGCCGATCCGGCGATCGTCGAGACGGCGCAGCGCGTCGCTCCGGGCCTCGAGGTGCATCTGAGCACCCAGCAGTCCGTGCTGAACTGGCGGACCGTGCAGTTCTGGAAGGAAGAGGGGCTGCCGCGCGTCGTGCTGGCGCGCGAGACGAGCCTCGAGGAGATCGCCGAGATCAAGTCCCATGTGGACATCGAGATCGAGGCGTTCATCCACGGCGCCATGTGCTCCTCCTTCTCGGGCCGCTGCGTGCTGTCCAACCATTTCACCGACCGCGATTCCAACCGGGGCGGCTGCTGCCAGTCGTGCCGCTGGAAGTATGACCTGTACGTCGACGGCGATACGATCGCGGAGGACCAGGAGCAGCCGTTCACGATGGGCTCCAAGGATCTGTGCATGATCCGCCACATCCCCGAGCTGATCGAGGTCGGCGTGGACAGCTTCAAGATCGAGGGCCGGATGAAGAGCCTGCACTATGTCGCGACCGTCGTCAACGCCTATCGCCAGGCGATCGACGCCTACTTCGCCGATCCGGCCGGCTACGAGCTCAAGCCGGAGTGGCTCGAGGAGGTCCACAAGGCGGCCAACCGTCCGCTCAACACCGGCTTCTTCTTCGATACGCCGGGTACGGAGGACCATATCTACGAGCCGGAGGAAAAAGCGGCGCCGTACGACTTCGCCGGCGTCGTGCTGGAGTACGACGAGCAGACGGGGCTTGCGGTCATCCAGCAGCGCAACCATTTCAAGCCGGGCCAGGAGATCGAGTTCTTCGGTCCCGGCGGCACGTTTTTCAAGCAGACGGTCGGCGAGCTCCATGACCGGGACGGGCAGCCGCTTGACGCGGCGCGCCATCCGCTGCAGGAGATCGTGCTGCGCGTCAGCCAGCCGGTCAAGCCGATGGACATGATGCGCAAGCGCGTTCGCTGA
- a CDS encoding methyl-accepting chemotaxis protein: protein MRNGWKDRWERATRRNKPEARRGQGADGAERNLEGAESPPPASSGARRTLPIGLKLFLTVFASILACVLAMGQLSYGISKSIIEQQATDSSSRTLKQLAEKLELVFGKYNDIAVQFVSDTTLQNMIGSTLYADDEITLEKAQRELNNKIQSMVIGLSGVENLNLIPLRENLGSKVLGTGALDRAELEKQEWYRTAIKTENKSVWIPTQPSGFQGGGKPSVGLVRALREPGGTDAVYLLLVEIQDTALQDQLKGAELGEGSAVSILDGEDRVLLDSAGREAIGKPARVEVAAEAAVRPSGSLHKEEASGEALAIYERLPSNGWILTGVLPVDLLVKEADAIYRLTFIVSAAAALLAALIGLFVMRLVGLPLQRLRSLMQRGREGDLTVRAQPRGGDVIGQTETSFNEMMAQITELVRQARGSSDQVLGTAGELGGASRRTAEAAKEIATASEEIAGGAASLAGDAERGSDLTLEMSRGMEQLRRSNSQMGETAARVEASSRRGADYMTQLVEKTAHTESATSLMAGQVESLQESTRSIRQIMDVLGGVAKQTNILSLNASIEAARAGAAGKGFMVVAAEIRQLSEQSRQSIALVETIIGRIQQQIAETASSIGEAKPMFQQQIHSVKETSLIFQEVQGRMGDFADCLNRVGESVDLLDGVHAQLSEAMSSVSAVSQQASATSEEVASLTQEQQGVSEGLVELSSRLEGVSRSLQAALARFRTD from the coding sequence ATGCGGAATGGATGGAAGGATCGATGGGAGCGGGCGACGAGACGAAACAAGCCGGAGGCAAGGCGCGGGCAAGGAGCTGACGGCGCCGAACGGAATCTCGAAGGAGCGGAGAGCCCTCCGCCTGCTTCATCCGGCGCGCGGCGGACGCTTCCGATCGGGCTCAAGCTGTTCCTGACGGTCTTCGCCAGCATTCTTGCCTGCGTGCTCGCGATGGGCCAGCTGTCCTATGGCATTTCCAAGTCGATCATCGAGCAGCAAGCGACGGATTCGTCCAGCCGCACCTTGAAGCAGCTGGCCGAGAAGCTCGAGCTCGTCTTCGGCAAATACAACGATATCGCCGTTCAGTTCGTCTCGGATACGACGCTGCAGAACATGATAGGCAGCACGCTGTACGCCGACGACGAGATCACGCTCGAAAAAGCGCAGCGGGAGCTGAACAACAAAATTCAGAGCATGGTCATCGGCTTGTCGGGCGTCGAGAACCTGAACCTCATCCCGCTCCGGGAAAACCTCGGCAGCAAGGTGCTCGGGACAGGCGCTCTCGACAGGGCCGAGCTGGAGAAGCAGGAGTGGTACCGGACGGCGATCAAGACCGAAAACAAGTCGGTCTGGATTCCGACGCAGCCGTCCGGATTCCAAGGCGGCGGGAAGCCGTCGGTCGGCCTGGTGCGCGCGCTGCGGGAGCCGGGGGGCACGGACGCGGTCTATCTGCTGCTCGTCGAGATTCAAGATACCGCGCTGCAGGATCAGCTCAAGGGGGCTGAGCTGGGCGAAGGGAGCGCCGTCTCGATTTTGGACGGCGAGGATCGGGTGCTCTTGGACAGCGCCGGCCGGGAAGCGATCGGCAAGCCGGCGCGGGTCGAGGTGGCGGCCGAGGCGGCAGTCCGGCCGAGCGGATCGCTCCACAAGGAAGAGGCAAGCGGGGAAGCGCTGGCGATCTACGAGCGCTTGCCGTCCAACGGCTGGATCTTGACGGGGGTGCTTCCGGTCGATCTGCTCGTGAAGGAAGCGGACGCGATCTACCGGCTGACGTTCATCGTCTCGGCCGCGGCGGCCTTGCTGGCCGCTCTCATCGGCTTGTTCGTCATGCGGCTCGTCGGGCTCCCGCTGCAGCGGCTGCGCAGCCTCATGCAGCGAGGCCGCGAAGGCGACCTGACGGTGCGGGCGCAGCCGCGCGGCGGCGATGTGATCGGCCAGACGGAAACGAGCTTCAACGAGATGATGGCGCAGATTACGGAGCTGGTCCGGCAAGCTCGCGGGAGCTCGGATCAGGTGCTCGGCACGGCGGGCGAGCTCGGAGGCGCCTCCCGGCGAACGGCTGAGGCGGCCAAGGAGATCGCGACCGCCTCGGAGGAGATTGCCGGCGGCGCGGCCAGCCTGGCCGGGGATGCCGAGCGCGGAAGCGATCTGACGCTGGAGATGAGCCGCGGGATGGAGCAGCTGCGGCGCAGCAACAGCCAGATGGGCGAGACGGCAGCGCGGGTCGAGGCTTCCAGCCGCCGAGGGGCCGACTACATGACGCAGCTGGTCGAGAAGACGGCGCATACGGAATCGGCGACAAGCCTGATGGCCGGGCAGGTCGAATCGCTGCAGGAGAGCACCCGCTCCATCCGCCAGATCATGGACGTGCTCGGAGGCGTCGCCAAGCAGACGAACATCCTTTCTCTCAATGCGTCCATCGAGGCGGCTCGCGCGGGAGCGGCCGGCAAGGGCTTCATGGTCGTGGCGGCGGAAATTCGGCAGCTGTCGGAGCAGAGCCGGCAGTCGATCGCGCTGGTCGAGACGATCATCGGACGGATCCAGCAGCAGATCGCGGAGACGGCTTCCTCGATCGGCGAGGCCAAGCCGATGTTCCAGCAGCAGATCCACTCCGTCAAGGAGACGAGCCTCATTTTCCAGGAGGTGCAAGGCCGGATGGGCGATTTCGCCGATTGCCTGAACCGCGTGGGCGAGTCGGTCGACCTGCTCGACGGCGTCCACGCCCAGCTGAGCGAGGCGATGTCCAGCGTAAGCGCCGTATCCCAGCAGGCGTCGGCTACTTCCGAGGAGGTGGCATCGCTCACTCAGGAGCAGCAGGGCGTCAGCGAAGGTCTCGTCGAGCTGTCCTCGAGGCTCGAGGGCGTCTCGCGCTCGCTGCAGGCGGCGCTCGCGCGCTTCCGGACCGATTGA
- the alaS gene encoding alanine--tRNA ligase yields MKAAEIRAKWLKFFESKGHKVEPSASLVPHNDPSLLWINAGIAPLKPYLDGREIPDNPRITNAQKCIRTNDIENVGKTRRHQTFFEMLGNFSIGDYFKDEVIVWSWEFLTSKDYIGFDPERLSVTVHPEDEDAYRLWNETVGLPAERIIKLEGNFWEIGEGPCGPCTEIFYDRGEQYGNDPSDPELYPGGENERYLEVWNLVFTQYNLNKDGSYTPLPNKNIDTGAGLERFATILQDVDSNFDTDLFLPIIEKTCEIAGVKYKESLEKDIALKVIADHARTVVFAAGDGVLPSNEGRGYVIRRLLRRAVRYGKTLGVDRPFLYRLTETIGSIMGVYYPEVVEKREFIEKVIRGEEEQFHRTLEGGLGLLEQLARAAKAEGRTEIGGDDAFKLYDTFGFPFDLTEDYASENGLGVDRGGFDQAMEAQRSRARAARQETGGMSVQGGALSEFTEPSEFIGYSRLVGDAVVTGIVLDGEQVDIAGEGSRVLVLLDRTPFYAESGGQVGDKGVLHAPGVKLQVEDVTKAPHGQPVHHALVVEGTLHKGGQVAAEVSSSSRGDTVKNHTATHLLHKALKEVLGGHVNQAGSLVEPERLRFDFSHIGAITAAELADIERRVNEQIWNGTPVVIESKPIAEAKAMGAMALFGEKYGDVVRVVQVGDYSIELCGGCHVENTAQIGLFKIVGETGIGSGVRRIEAVTGRSAYAFMEGRLELLDQAAGLLKAGTADVPRRLEALLGQVKELQRENESLQGKLSRIEAGQLESGVKTSGGVSVLAAQVSAPTMDALRGIADELRLKLPEAVIALGAPADGKVNLVVSVPQELVKKGFHAGKIIKEAAAVCGGGGGGRPDMAQAGGKDPSKLGDALKLVEELVLAQANVI; encoded by the coding sequence ATGAAAGCAGCAGAAATCCGCGCCAAATGGCTGAAATTCTTCGAAAGCAAAGGACACAAGGTCGAGCCGAGCGCCTCGCTCGTGCCGCATAACGACCCGTCGCTGCTCTGGATCAATGCCGGCATCGCGCCGCTCAAGCCGTACCTCGACGGCCGCGAGATTCCGGACAATCCGCGCATCACCAACGCGCAGAAGTGCATCCGCACCAACGACATCGAGAACGTCGGCAAGACGCGCCGCCACCAGACGTTCTTCGAGATGCTCGGCAACTTCTCCATCGGCGACTACTTCAAGGACGAGGTCATCGTCTGGTCGTGGGAGTTCCTCACGTCGAAGGACTACATCGGCTTCGATCCGGAGCGCCTGAGCGTGACGGTGCATCCCGAGGACGAGGACGCGTACCGGCTTTGGAACGAGACGGTCGGCCTGCCGGCGGAGCGCATCATCAAGCTCGAAGGGAACTTCTGGGAGATCGGGGAAGGTCCTTGCGGCCCGTGCACCGAGATTTTCTACGACCGCGGCGAGCAGTACGGCAACGACCCGTCCGATCCGGAGCTGTATCCGGGCGGAGAGAACGAGCGCTACCTCGAGGTGTGGAACCTCGTCTTCACGCAGTACAACCTGAACAAGGACGGCAGCTACACGCCGCTGCCGAACAAGAACATCGATACCGGCGCCGGCCTTGAGCGGTTCGCCACGATCCTGCAGGACGTCGACTCCAACTTCGACACCGACCTGTTCCTGCCGATCATCGAGAAGACGTGCGAGATCGCGGGCGTCAAGTACAAAGAAAGCCTGGAGAAGGACATCGCGCTCAAGGTCATCGCCGACCATGCGCGCACGGTCGTCTTCGCCGCCGGCGACGGCGTGCTGCCGTCGAACGAAGGCCGCGGCTACGTCATCCGCCGCCTGCTGCGCCGCGCGGTCCGCTACGGCAAGACGCTCGGCGTCGACCGTCCGTTCCTGTACCGGCTCACCGAGACGATCGGGAGCATCATGGGCGTCTACTATCCGGAAGTCGTCGAGAAGCGCGAGTTCATCGAGAAGGTCATCCGCGGCGAGGAGGAGCAGTTCCACCGCACGCTCGAAGGCGGCCTCGGCCTGCTGGAGCAGCTGGCCCGCGCGGCCAAGGCGGAAGGACGCACGGAGATCGGCGGCGACGACGCGTTCAAGCTGTACGACACGTTCGGCTTCCCGTTCGACTTGACGGAGGACTATGCCAGCGAGAACGGCCTCGGCGTCGACCGCGGCGGCTTCGACCAGGCGATGGAGGCGCAGCGCAGCCGCGCCCGCGCCGCGCGCCAGGAGACGGGCGGCATGAGCGTGCAGGGCGGCGCCCTGTCGGAGTTCACGGAGCCGAGCGAGTTCATCGGCTACTCCCGCCTCGTCGGAGATGCCGTCGTCACCGGCATCGTGCTGGACGGCGAGCAGGTCGACATCGCCGGCGAGGGCAGCCGCGTGCTCGTGCTGCTCGACCGCACGCCGTTCTACGCGGAGAGCGGAGGCCAGGTCGGAGACAAGGGAGTCCTGCATGCGCCCGGAGTGAAGCTGCAGGTCGAGGACGTCACCAAGGCGCCGCACGGCCAGCCGGTCCACCATGCGCTCGTCGTCGAAGGCACGCTCCATAAGGGCGGCCAGGTGGCGGCGGAGGTCTCCTCGTCGTCGCGCGGCGACACCGTCAAGAACCACACGGCGACGCATCTGCTGCACAAGGCGCTCAAGGAAGTGCTCGGCGGCCACGTCAACCAGGCGGGCTCGCTCGTCGAGCCGGAACGGCTGCGCTTCGACTTTTCCCACATCGGCGCGATTACGGCGGCGGAGCTGGCGGACATCGAGCGCCGCGTCAACGAGCAGATCTGGAACGGAACGCCGGTCGTGATCGAAAGCAAGCCGATCGCCGAGGCGAAGGCGATGGGCGCGATGGCGCTGTTCGGCGAGAAGTACGGCGACGTCGTGCGCGTCGTGCAGGTCGGCGACTACAGCATCGAGCTGTGCGGCGGCTGCCACGTCGAGAACACGGCCCAGATCGGTCTGTTCAAGATCGTGGGCGAGACCGGCATCGGCTCGGGCGTGCGCCGCATCGAGGCGGTGACCGGCCGCAGCGCCTACGCCTTCATGGAAGGCCGGCTGGAGCTGCTGGATCAGGCGGCCGGCCTGCTGAAGGCCGGCACGGCGGACGTGCCGCGCCGCCTGGAGGCGCTGCTCGGCCAGGTGAAGGAGCTGCAGCGCGAGAACGAGTCGCTGCAGGGCAAGCTGTCGCGCATCGAGGCGGGCCAGCTCGAGAGCGGAGTCAAGACGTCGGGCGGCGTCTCCGTGCTGGCGGCGCAGGTGAGCGCCCCGACGATGGACGCGCTGCGCGGCATCGCCGACGAGCTGCGGCTCAAGCTGCCGGAGGCGGTCATCGCGCTCGGCGCGCCGGCGGACGGCAAGGTGAACCTGGTCGTCTCGGTGCCGCAGGAGCTTGTCAAGAAGGGCTTCCACGCCGGCAAGATCATCAAGGAAGCGGCCGCCGTCTGCGGCGGCGGAGGCGGCGGCCGTCCGGACATGGCCCAGGCGGGCGGCAAGGATCCGTCGAAGCTCGGCGATGCGCTGAAGCTTGTCGAAGAACTGGTTCTCGCCCAGGCAAATGTGATATAG